One segment of Setaria viridis chromosome 4, Setaria_viridis_v4.0, whole genome shotgun sequence DNA contains the following:
- the LOC117852356 gene encoding proteasome subunit alpha type-4-2 — translation MSRRYDSRTTIFSPEGRLYQVEYAMEAIGNAGSALGILAADGVVLVGEKKVTSKLLQTSRSAEKMYKIDSHLACAVAGIMSDANILINTARLHAQRYALSYQEPIPVEQLVQSLCDTKQGYTQFGGLRPFGVSFLFAGWDKHHGFQLYMSDPSGNYGGWKAAAVGANSQAAQSMLKQDYKDGLTREEAVALALKVLSKTMDSTSLTAEKLELAEVFLQPGTGEVQYQVCSPEALGKLLAKSGLTQPAPEA, via the coding sequence ATGTCTCGCCGCTATGACAGCCGCACGACGATCTTCTCGCCGGAGGGGCGTCTCTACCAGGTGGAGTACGCGATGGAGGCGATCGGCAACGCCGGGTCGGCCCTCGGGATCCTGGCGGCCGACGGCGTTGTCCTCGTCGGCGAGAAGAAGGTGACCTCCAAGCTCCTCCAGACCTCCCGATCCGCCGAGAAGATGTACAAGATCGACTCCCACCTCGCCTGCGCCGTCGCGGGGATCATGTCCGACGCCAACATCCTCATCAACACCGCCCGCCTCCACGCCCAGCGCTACGCCCTCTCCTACCAGGAGCCCATCCCCGTCGAGCAGCTCGTCCAGTCCCTCTGCGACACCAAGCAGGGCTACACCCAGTTCGGAGGCCTCCGCCCCTTCGGGGTCTCCTTCCTCTTCGCCGGGTGGGACAAGCACCACGGCTTCCAGCTCTACATGAGCGACCCATCTGGCAACTACGGTGGGTGGAAGGCTGCCGCTGTTGGGGCCAACAGCCAGGCTGCGCAATCCATGCTCAAGCAAGACTACAAGGACGGCTTGACCCGCGAGGAGGCCGTTGCGCTCGCGCTCAAGGTCCTCAGCAAGACCATGGACTCCACCAGCTTGACTGCTGAGAAGCTGGAGCTGGCCGAGGTGTTCCTGCAGCCTGGCACCGGGGAGGTGCAGTACCAGGTGTGCTCCCCTGAGGCGCTGGGGAAGCTGCTTGCCAAGTCCGGCCTCACGCAGCCAGCGCCGGAGGCATAA
- the LOC117852355 gene encoding probable LRR receptor-like serine/threonine-protein kinase At1g53440 isoform X1, with amino-acid sequence MARRPAPALVAVSLLVLALLNLDAARGQPLPPTNSSDAAALHAVFRQWRLEGDTAGVVDPCLMPVLSESSMMNASIDCDCSRGDECRITHLNVTGYRNITEIPPALFNLTELVSLDLSNNNLSGSIPPGIGNLSKLETWHFNNNHLNGSFPRELSLLRNLQSLWMFDNYIEGSIPEFIQNLTNLTDLRIYGMKLQGPIPNFFSNLINLEHLMLGDLEGKHSSFDFIANWANLSTLSLRKCGLTTQLPNTLPTLPKLKYLDLRSNNLSGAIRLLLPYKNSEYIYVGENNFSGPLPAEFVRPSVPLDVSYNPSVNGRLPNKPAGQNWLINYIGTSIDTSGTIDSADLTTLNCLHMKECNRTNLTNPATSFAINCGGKQMDYSDPMPTMFSEDSADLGGAGFHINTTSHWVVSHVGSDPFNKTSGIVNTSNILETNMPELYKTARTSTSSLRYYVVGLANGKYTVQLFFAEIVITDGPGRRLFDIDMQDQNIRKDFDITKEAGGPRKATNITQEVTVDNSMLVIHLYWSGRGTCCIPYKGAYGPLVSAIKVTRSHDRKISPPQAPSSDSARQDEKRRGVIAGIAALCIAAAVISSSVVYLWWKWVSLVKRSMA; translated from the exons atGGCTCGTCGTCCAGCTCCCGCTCTCGTCGCCGTctccctcctcgtcctcgcgcTCCTCAACCTCGACGCAGCGCGGGGCCAGCCGCTGCCGCCCACCAATTCCTCCGACG CGGCTGCCCTGCACGCCGTGTTCCGGCAGTGGCGCCTGGAGGGCGACACGGCAGGGGTGGTGGACCCGTGCCTGATGCCCGTCTTGTCCGAGTCGTCCATGATGAACGCATCCATCGACTGTGACTGCTCCCGCGGCGACGAGTGCCGCATCACGCACCT GAATGTGACTGGGTACAGGAACATCACCGAGATCCCGCCGGCGCTCTTCAACTTGACGGAGCTCGTTTCTCT GGATTTGAGTAACAACAACTTGAGTGGTTCAATACCCCCAGGCATTGGCAATCTTTCCAAACTGGAAACATG GCACTTCAATAATAACCATCTCAATGGATCTTTTCCTCGTGAACTGTCGCTTTTGAGGAATCTACAGTCCCT GTGGATGTTTGATAATTACATCGAAGGGTCTATTCCAGAATTTATTCAGAATTTAACCAACCTCACAGACTT GAGAATATACGGGATGAAACTTCAAGGACCTATTCCAAATTTTTTCTCTAATTTGATCAACCTAGAACACCT GATGCTTGGTGATCTTGAGGGAAAGCATTCTTCTTTTGATTTCATAGCAAATTGGGCAAACCTTTCAACATT ATCTCTGAGAAAATGTGGGCTCACAACTCAGCTTCCTAATACTCTCCCAACCTTGCCCAAGCTAAAGTACCT GGATTTGAGATCAAACAACTTATCAGGCGCAATAAGACTATTGCTTCCATATAAGAACTCGGAGTATAT ATATGTAGGTGAAAACAACTTCAGTGGACCTCTGCCTGCTGAATTCGTTCGACCATCAGTTCCATT GGATGTTTCATATAATCCTTCTGTTAATGGACGCCTTCCTAACAAGCCTGCTGGTCAAAATTGGCTCAT AAATTACATTGGGACTTCAATTGATACAAGCGGAACAATTGACAG TGCAGATCTAACAACCCTGAATTGCCTTCACATGAAAGAATGCAACAGAACTAATTTAACTA ATCCTGCAACTTCCTTCGCTATAAATTGTGGTGGCAAGCAAATGGATTATTCAGATCCGATGCCAACTATGTTCTCTGAAGACTCCGCTGATCTTGGAGGAGCAGGCTTTCATATTAATACCACCAGTCATTGGGTAGTTAGTCATGTGGGTTCTGATCCATTTAATAAAACCAGCGGTATTGTAAATACAAGCaatattttggaaacaaacaTGCCAGAGCTCTACAAAACAGCAAGAACATCAACAAGTTCGTTGCGATACTATGTGGTAGGTTTGGCTAATGGGAAATACACAGTACAACTCTTCTTTGCAGAGATAGTCATAACTGATGGACCAGGACGACGCTTATTTGACATTGATATGCAG GATCAGAATATCAGGAAGGATTTTGACATTACTAAGGAAGCAGGGGGTCCTAGAAAAGCCACTAACATAACCCAGGAAGTGACTGTTGACAACTCCATGTTGGTAATACATCTGTATTGGAGTGGAAGGGGCACCTGCTGCATTCCCTACAAAGGAGCTTATGGGCCACTGGTGTCAGCGATAAAAG TTACCCGGTCCCATGACAGGAAGATCAGTCCTCCACAAGCACCAAGTTCTGATTCTGCACGACAGgatgagaagaggagaggagtgaTTGCAGGCATTGCAGCACTTTGTATTGCTGCTGCTGTGATATCTTCATCCGTTGTCTACCTTTGGTGGAAATGGGTTTCACTTGTGAAGCGCTCAATGGCATGA
- the LOC117852355 gene encoding uncharacterized protein isoform X2 has protein sequence MARRPAPALVAVSLLVLALLNLDAARGQPLPPTNSSDAAALHAVFRQWRLEGDTAGVVDPCLMPVLSESSMMNASIDCDCSRGDECRITHLNVTGYRNITEIPPALFNLTELVSLDLSNNNLSGSIPPGIGNLSKLETWHFNNNHLNGSFPRELSLLRNLQSLWMFDNYIEGSIPEFIQNLTNLTDLRIYGMKLQGPIPNFFSNLINLEHLMLGDLEGKHSSFDFIANWANLSTLSLRKCGLTTQLPNTLPTLPKLKYLDLRSNNLSGAIRLLLPYKNSEYIYVGENNFSGPLPAEFVRPSVPLDVSYNPSVNGRLPNKPAGQNWLINYIGTSIDTSGTIDRSNNPELPSHERMQQN, from the exons atGGCTCGTCGTCCAGCTCCCGCTCTCGTCGCCGTctccctcctcgtcctcgcgcTCCTCAACCTCGACGCAGCGCGGGGCCAGCCGCTGCCGCCCACCAATTCCTCCGACG CGGCTGCCCTGCACGCCGTGTTCCGGCAGTGGCGCCTGGAGGGCGACACGGCAGGGGTGGTGGACCCGTGCCTGATGCCCGTCTTGTCCGAGTCGTCCATGATGAACGCATCCATCGACTGTGACTGCTCCCGCGGCGACGAGTGCCGCATCACGCACCT GAATGTGACTGGGTACAGGAACATCACCGAGATCCCGCCGGCGCTCTTCAACTTGACGGAGCTCGTTTCTCT GGATTTGAGTAACAACAACTTGAGTGGTTCAATACCCCCAGGCATTGGCAATCTTTCCAAACTGGAAACATG GCACTTCAATAATAACCATCTCAATGGATCTTTTCCTCGTGAACTGTCGCTTTTGAGGAATCTACAGTCCCT GTGGATGTTTGATAATTACATCGAAGGGTCTATTCCAGAATTTATTCAGAATTTAACCAACCTCACAGACTT GAGAATATACGGGATGAAACTTCAAGGACCTATTCCAAATTTTTTCTCTAATTTGATCAACCTAGAACACCT GATGCTTGGTGATCTTGAGGGAAAGCATTCTTCTTTTGATTTCATAGCAAATTGGGCAAACCTTTCAACATT ATCTCTGAGAAAATGTGGGCTCACAACTCAGCTTCCTAATACTCTCCCAACCTTGCCCAAGCTAAAGTACCT GGATTTGAGATCAAACAACTTATCAGGCGCAATAAGACTATTGCTTCCATATAAGAACTCGGAGTATAT ATATGTAGGTGAAAACAACTTCAGTGGACCTCTGCCTGCTGAATTCGTTCGACCATCAGTTCCATT GGATGTTTCATATAATCCTTCTGTTAATGGACGCCTTCCTAACAAGCCTGCTGGTCAAAATTGGCTCAT AAATTACATTGGGACTTCAATTGATACAAGCGGAACAATTGACAG ATCTAACAACCCTGAATTGCCTTCACATGAAAGAATGCAACAGAACTAA
- the LOC117854092 gene encoding dehydrodolichyl diphosphate synthase CPT3 isoform X3, with amino-acid sequence MGNSQLHQLVNQWVSSFIARDDSFHNFPLIATMAGSLISCSPSVDLKVEKPDEMVTTGVLASLQNFLRKCLIAVLSYGPMPKHIAFIMDGNRRYAKFRSIQQGAGHRVGFSALIANLLYCYEMGVKYITVYAFSIDNFKRDPSEVQSLMQLMEEKINELLENRSVINKINCKINFWGNLDLLSEPVRVAAQKLMASTAGNTGLVFSVCMPYNSTSEIVNAVNEVCAERREMLLREHAGDSDDQAANNGVNSEISVADLDRHMYSAGCPDPDIVIRTSGETRLSNFLLWQTTFSHLQNPDPLWPEFSFRHLVWAILQYQRAYPYLEQNRNLAKKQL; translated from the exons ATGGGAAACTCCCAGCTCCATCAACTAGTAAATCAGTGGGTCTCATCATTCATAGCGCGAGATGACTCTTTTCATAA CTTTCCCCTCATTGCTACAATGGCAGGGTCACTTATCTCTTGCTCTCCTTCAGTG GATCTGAAGGTAGAGAAGCCTGATGAGATGGTCACAACTGGTGTTCTTGCGAGTCTTCAGAATTTCCTACGCAAGTGCCTGATAGCTGTCCTCTCATATGGCCCGATGCCCAAGCACATTGCGTTTATCATGGACGGTAATCGCAGATATGCTAAATTCAGAAGCATCCAGCAAGGAGCTGGTCACAGGGTGGGTTTCTCAGCTCTTATTGCAAATCTGCTGTACTGCTACGAAATGGGTGTGAAGTACATCACGGTTTATGCATTTAGCATTGACAATTTTAAAAGGGACCCAAGTGAGGTGCAGTCCTTGATGCAGTTAATGGAGGAAAAGATCAATGAGCTATTAGAAAACCGAAGTGTGATCAACAAGATTAATTGTAAAATCAACTTCTGGGGAAACTTGGACCTGTTATCTGAGCCTGTGAGGGTAGCAGCTCAGAAGCTGATGGCAAGCACAGCTGGAAACACAGGGCTCGTCTTCTCTGTCTGCATGCCATACAACTCGACTTCTGAGATTGTCAATGCTGTTAATGAGGTCTGCGCAGAAAGGAGGGAGATGCTGCTGAGAGAACATGCCGGTGATTCTGATGATCAAGCTGCAAATAACGGTGTGAACTCAGAGATTTCAGTGGCCGATTTGGATCGGCACATGTATAGCGCTGGTTGCCCAGATCCTGATATCGTGATCCGGACTTCAGGTGAGACTCGACTGAGCAATTTCCTCCTGTGGCAGACGACGTTTAGTCATTTGCAGAACCCAGACCCCCTGTGGCCTGAATTCTCGTTCAGGCACCTTGTTTGGGCTATATTGCAGTACCAGAGAGCTTACCCTTATCTGGAGCAGAACAGAAATCTGGCAAAGAAGCAACTGTGA
- the LOC117854092 gene encoding dehydrodolichyl diphosphate synthase CPT3 isoform X2, which yields MERLHQELHARSRLQKDCLVQLRVKQSEEPVQKPVPTGSYSRHEGRRVVAVVVTALALEPGGKDSPRARRATSRLHPAAPPARLRSRALPVPEEKRRREVSINPLPDSHSPPLLSPPSLSLPPSLSASSPASPTLSFPLIATMAGSLISCSPSVDLKVEKPDEMVTTGVLASLQNFLRKCLIAVLSYGPMPKHIAFIMDGNRRYAKFRSIQQGAGHRVGFSALIANLLYCYEMGVKYITVYAFSIDNFKRDPSEVQSLMQLMEEKINELLENRSVINKINCKINFWGNLDLLSEPVRVAAQKLMASTAGNTGLVFSVCMPYNSTSEIVNAVNEVCAERREMLLREHAGDSDDQAANNGVNSEISVADLDRHMYSAGCPDPDIVIRTSGETRLSNFLLWQTTFSHLQNPDPLWPEFSFRHLVWAILQYQRAYPYLEQNRNLAKKQL from the exons ATGGAACGGCTCCACCAGGAGCTTCATGCACGAAGCCGTTTGCAGAAGGACTGTTTGGTACAGCTCCGGGTGAAGCAGTCGGAGGAGCCGGTCCAAAAGCCCGTGCCAACTGGCTCTTATTCGCGTCACGAGGGGCGTCGTGTCGTGGCGGTAGTGGTGACCGCGCTCGCGCTCGAACCCGGAGGGAAAGATTCCCCACGAGCTCGTCGTGCCACGTCTCGCCTGCACCCCGCCGCGCCCCCGGCTCGGCTCCGCTCCCGCGCGTTACCCGTACCGGAGGAGAAGCGACGACGGGAAGTTAGCATAAATCCCCTTCCTGATTCTCACTCTCCACCACTCTTATCTCCTccgtccctctccctccctccctccctctctgcctcgtcgccggcctcccCAACCCTCAG CTTTCCCCTCATTGCTACAATGGCAGGGTCACTTATCTCTTGCTCTCCTTCAGTG GATCTGAAGGTAGAGAAGCCTGATGAGATGGTCACAACTGGTGTTCTTGCGAGTCTTCAGAATTTCCTACGCAAGTGCCTGATAGCTGTCCTCTCATATGGCCCGATGCCCAAGCACATTGCGTTTATCATGGACGGTAATCGCAGATATGCTAAATTCAGAAGCATCCAGCAAGGAGCTGGTCACAGGGTGGGTTTCTCAGCTCTTATTGCAAATCTGCTGTACTGCTACGAAATGGGTGTGAAGTACATCACGGTTTATGCATTTAGCATTGACAATTTTAAAAGGGACCCAAGTGAGGTGCAGTCCTTGATGCAGTTAATGGAGGAAAAGATCAATGAGCTATTAGAAAACCGAAGTGTGATCAACAAGATTAATTGTAAAATCAACTTCTGGGGAAACTTGGACCTGTTATCTGAGCCTGTGAGGGTAGCAGCTCAGAAGCTGATGGCAAGCACAGCTGGAAACACAGGGCTCGTCTTCTCTGTCTGCATGCCATACAACTCGACTTCTGAGATTGTCAATGCTGTTAATGAGGTCTGCGCAGAAAGGAGGGAGATGCTGCTGAGAGAACATGCCGGTGATTCTGATGATCAAGCTGCAAATAACGGTGTGAACTCAGAGATTTCAGTGGCCGATTTGGATCGGCACATGTATAGCGCTGGTTGCCCAGATCCTGATATCGTGATCCGGACTTCAGGTGAGACTCGACTGAGCAATTTCCTCCTGTGGCAGACGACGTTTAGTCATTTGCAGAACCCAGACCCCCTGTGGCCTGAATTCTCGTTCAGGCACCTTGTTTGGGCTATATTGCAGTACCAGAGAGCTTACCCTTATCTGGAGCAGAACAGAAATCTGGCAAAGAAGCAACTGTGA
- the LOC117854092 gene encoding dehydrodolichyl diphosphate synthase CPT3 isoform X1 yields MAGSLISCSPSVDLKVEKPDEMVTTGVLASLQNFLRKCLIAVLSYGPMPKHIAFIMDGNRRYAKFRSIQQGAGHRVGFSALIANLLYCYEMGVKYITVYAFSIDNFKRDPSEVQSLMQLMEEKINELLENRSVINKINCKINFWGNLDLLSEPVRVAAQKLMASTAGNTGLVFSVCMPYNSTSEIVNAVNEVCAERREMLLREHAGDSDDQAANNGVNSEISVADLDRHMYSAGCPDPDIVIRTSGETRLSNFLLWQTTFSHLQNPDPLWPEFSFRHLVWAILQYQRAYPYLEQNRNLAKKQL; encoded by the exons ATGGCAGGGTCACTTATCTCTTGCTCTCCTTCAGTG GATCTGAAGGTAGAGAAGCCTGATGAGATGGTCACAACTGGTGTTCTTGCGAGTCTTCAGAATTTCCTACGCAAGTGCCTGATAGCTGTCCTCTCATATGGCCCGATGCCCAAGCACATTGCGTTTATCATGGACGGTAATCGCAGATATGCTAAATTCAGAAGCATCCAGCAAGGAGCTGGTCACAGGGTGGGTTTCTCAGCTCTTATTGCAAATCTGCTGTACTGCTACGAAATGGGTGTGAAGTACATCACGGTTTATGCATTTAGCATTGACAATTTTAAAAGGGACCCAAGTGAGGTGCAGTCCTTGATGCAGTTAATGGAGGAAAAGATCAATGAGCTATTAGAAAACCGAAGTGTGATCAACAAGATTAATTGTAAAATCAACTTCTGGGGAAACTTGGACCTGTTATCTGAGCCTGTGAGGGTAGCAGCTCAGAAGCTGATGGCAAGCACAGCTGGAAACACAGGGCTCGTCTTCTCTGTCTGCATGCCATACAACTCGACTTCTGAGATTGTCAATGCTGTTAATGAGGTCTGCGCAGAAAGGAGGGAGATGCTGCTGAGAGAACATGCCGGTGATTCTGATGATCAAGCTGCAAATAACGGTGTGAACTCAGAGATTTCAGTGGCCGATTTGGATCGGCACATGTATAGCGCTGGTTGCCCAGATCCTGATATCGTGATCCGGACTTCAGGTGAGACTCGACTGAGCAATTTCCTCCTGTGGCAGACGACGTTTAGTCATTTGCAGAACCCAGACCCCCTGTGGCCTGAATTCTCGTTCAGGCACCTTGTTTGGGCTATATTGCAGTACCAGAGAGCTTACCCTTATCTGGAGCAGAACAGAAATCTGGCAAAGAAGCAACTGTGA